One Sphingomonas sp. FARSPH DNA segment encodes these proteins:
- a CDS encoding M13 family metallopeptidase, whose amino-acid sequence MKRFVLAAAAGLLAGTAALAQTRPAGVDATAIDRGVKPGDDFDAYANGAWRARAVIPADRSSTGVFLRVIELADQRNASIVADARAANGAAGSDQRRIADYYAAYMDQAGIEARGIAPLKPAFAAIDAVRDKAQLSRLLGQNVRVDVDPLNATNFQTGNILGLFVTQAFDRPTETVPYVLQGGLGMPDRDYYLSDTPAMREVRDAYRTYVTTVFQLAGFSDPATRAVRVIDLETKIARAHVDLVTSQDAHKADNPWKKADFAAKAPGIDWDGFWQAAGLGRQQVFVAWQPGAITGLSALVASEPLAAWQDWVRFHRIDRVASVLPRGFDQASFAFYGKALSGTPEQRARDKRALNAVNGALGGAMGRIYAQRYFPASSKADIQAMVGNILKAFDTRVAGLTWMQPATKAEARRKIETMVVGIGYPDAWADDRGLEVRADDPVGNIDRAELARTRQQLAKIGRPVDRREWWIEPQVVNALNLPLQNALNFPAAILEAPFYDPKRDAAANYGSIGAIIGHEVSHSFDNLGADFDADGRLRNWWTPQDLARFEAQGQALVAQYDAYQPLPGLHVNGRQTLGENIADVAGLTAALDAYHASLGGKPAPVIDGMTGDQRLFLAFAQSWAEKARDKAVRAQVQGDVHAPGRFRAETVRNIDDWYAAFGVKPGDALYLAPDKRVHVW is encoded by the coding sequence ATGAAGCGCTTCGTCCTCGCGGCCGCCGCCGGCTTGCTCGCCGGCACGGCCGCCCTGGCGCAGACCCGCCCCGCCGGTGTCGATGCGACCGCGATCGACCGCGGCGTCAAGCCCGGCGACGACTTCGACGCTTATGCCAACGGCGCCTGGCGCGCCCGCGCGGTGATCCCCGCCGACCGATCCTCGACCGGCGTGTTCCTGCGCGTCATCGAGCTCGCCGACCAGCGCAACGCGTCGATCGTCGCGGACGCCCGCGCCGCCAACGGCGCTGCGGGCAGCGATCAGCGGCGCATCGCGGATTACTATGCCGCCTATATGGACCAGGCCGGCATCGAGGCGCGCGGCATCGCGCCGTTAAAGCCCGCCTTCGCCGCGATCGACGCGGTGCGCGACAAGGCGCAGCTGTCGCGCCTGCTGGGACAGAACGTGCGCGTCGATGTCGATCCGCTCAACGCGACCAACTTCCAGACGGGCAACATCCTGGGCCTGTTCGTGACGCAGGCGTTCGACCGGCCGACCGAGACGGTGCCCTACGTGCTGCAGGGCGGGCTCGGTATGCCCGACCGCGACTATTACCTGTCGGACACGCCGGCGATGCGCGAGGTCCGCGACGCGTACCGCACCTATGTGACGACGGTGTTCCAGCTCGCCGGCTTCAGCGACCCCGCGACGCGCGCCGTGCGGGTCATCGATCTGGAAACGAAGATTGCGCGTGCGCACGTCGACCTCGTCACCAGCCAGGACGCCCACAAGGCGGACAATCCGTGGAAAAAGGCGGATTTTGCCGCCAAGGCGCCCGGCATCGACTGGGACGGCTTCTGGCAGGCGGCGGGCCTCGGCCGTCAGCAGGTTTTCGTCGCGTGGCAGCCGGGGGCGATCACCGGCCTTTCCGCGCTCGTCGCCAGCGAGCCGCTGGCCGCCTGGCAGGACTGGGTGCGCTTCCACCGCATCGATCGCGTCGCGAGCGTGTTGCCGCGCGGCTTCGACCAGGCGAGCTTCGCCTTTTACGGCAAGGCGCTGAGCGGCACGCCGGAGCAGCGCGCCCGCGACAAGCGCGCACTCAATGCCGTCAACGGCGCGCTGGGCGGCGCGATGGGGCGCATCTATGCGCAGCGCTATTTCCCGGCGAGTTCGAAGGCCGACATCCAGGCGATGGTCGGCAACATCCTGAAGGCGTTCGACACGCGCGTCGCGGGCCTGACGTGGATGCAGCCCGCGACCAAGGCGGAGGCGCGGCGCAAGATCGAGACGATGGTGGTCGGCATCGGCTATCCCGACGCCTGGGCCGACGACCGCGGGCTGGAGGTACGCGCCGACGACCCGGTCGGCAACATCGACCGCGCCGAGCTCGCCCGCACCCGCCAGCAGCTCGCCAAGATCGGCAGGCCCGTCGACCGGCGCGAATGGTGGATCGAGCCGCAGGTGGTCAACGCGCTCAACCTGCCGCTGCAGAACGCGCTCAACTTCCCGGCCGCGATTCTCGAGGCGCCCTTCTACGACCCCAAGCGCGACGCGGCGGCCAATTACGGGTCGATCGGTGCGATCATCGGCCATGAGGTGAGCCACAGCTTCGACAACCTCGGCGCGGACTTCGATGCGGACGGGCGCCTGCGCAACTGGTGGACGCCGCAGGACCTCGCCCGGTTCGAAGCACAGGGCCAGGCACTGGTCGCGCAATATGACGCCTACCAGCCGCTGCCCGGCCTGCACGTCAACGGCAGGCAGACGCTGGGCGAGAATATTGCCGACGTCGCCGGCCTGACCGCGGCGCTCGACGCCTATCACGCCTCGCTGGGCGGCAAGCCCGCGCCGGTGATCGACGGCATGACCGGCGACCAGCGCCTGTTCCTCGCCTTCGCGCAGAGCTGGGCGGAGAAGGCGCGCGACAAGGCGGTGCGCGCGCAGGTGCAGGGCGACGTCCATGCGCCGGGCCGCTTCCGCGCGGAGACGGTGCGCAACATCGACGACTGGTATGCCGCGTTCGGGGTGAAACCGGGCGACGCGCTGTACCTGGCGCCCGACAAGCGGGTGCATGTCTGGTGA
- the mtnP gene encoding S-methyl-5'-thioadenosine phosphorylase: protein MSGWHIGVIGGSGLYDVAGIEDGRWVEVASPWGTPSDAIFTGRVGHARVSFLPRHGRGHRISPEAIPARANIDALKRLGVTDVLAISSVGSLVEDRPPGSFTIVDQFVDRTRGRPSSFFGTGLVAHVSMADPVCPRLSALAGDAAVAAGATVTRGGAYLAMEGPQFSTRAESRLYRQWGCAVIGMTAMPEAKLAREAELPYALVGMVTDYDSWREGEAGVDVAEVLAQVAANAVKARALVLGLLRGLPAERPASPIDTVLDSAIITAKAAWDPELVAKLDAVAGRALGR from the coding sequence GTGAGCGGCTGGCATATCGGCGTCATCGGCGGGTCGGGCCTGTACGATGTCGCCGGGATCGAGGATGGCCGCTGGGTGGAGGTGGCGAGCCCGTGGGGCACGCCGTCCGACGCGATCTTCACCGGCCGCGTCGGGCATGCGCGCGTCTCGTTCCTGCCGCGGCACGGGCGCGGGCATCGCATCAGCCCGGAGGCGATCCCCGCACGCGCCAATATCGACGCGCTGAAGCGGCTGGGCGTCACCGACGTGCTCGCGATCTCCTCCGTCGGGTCGCTGGTGGAGGATCGCCCGCCGGGCAGCTTCACGATCGTCGACCAGTTCGTCGACCGCACGCGTGGGCGACCGTCGAGCTTCTTCGGCACCGGGCTCGTCGCGCATGTCTCCATGGCCGATCCGGTCTGCCCGCGACTGTCCGCGCTCGCCGGCGACGCGGCGGTGGCGGCGGGCGCGACGGTGACGCGCGGCGGCGCCTATCTGGCGATGGAGGGGCCGCAATTCTCGACGCGCGCGGAGAGCCGGCTGTACCGGCAATGGGGCTGCGCGGTGATCGGCATGACCGCGATGCCCGAGGCGAAGCTCGCCCGCGAGGCGGAGCTGCCCTATGCGCTGGTCGGCATGGTCACCGATTACGACAGCTGGCGCGAGGGCGAGGCGGGCGTCGACGTGGCCGAGGTGCTGGCGCAGGTCGCCGCCAATGCCGTGAAAGCGCGGGCTTTGGTGCTTGGCCTACTGCGCGGCCTGCCGGCGGAGCGGCCGGCGTCGCCGATCGACACGGTGCTGGACAGCGCAATCATCACCGCGAAGGCGGCGTGGGACCCGGAGTTGGTCGCGAAACTGGACGCGGTCGCGGGGCGGGCGCTGGGGCGTTAG
- a CDS encoding IS91 family transposase, whose translation MRASFEVADIFRAAGPVYRTAHAGHLSLDQLKVMSAIETCRTAVMGGHVEACNDCGHWRVAYNSCRNRHCPRCQGAAARTWLAEREADLLPVGYFHVVFTLPAEVADIAWQNKAAVYGLLFQAASETMTTIAADPKHLGARIGITAVLHTWGSAMTHHPHIHMIVPGGGLSTDGNRWISSRPAFLLPVRVLGKLFRRLFLTRLMVLHETGRLAFYGNLGHLTDRRAFLRHLSPVRKKRWVVYAKPPFAGPETVLAYLSRYTHRVAISNSRLLRFDQTGVTFRYKDYRRGGADRQQVMTLAADEFIRRFLLHVLPKGFHRIRHYGLLAGATRKAHLERVRQLLGVAAPAAPDARAEPDDIRPPCPCCGGRMVIVETFERQCQPRAPPDHDLLSGMQAS comes from the coding sequence ATGCGTGCCTCTTTCGAGGTCGCCGACATCTTCCGCGCTGCCGGTCCCGTATACCGGACCGCCCATGCCGGGCATCTGAGCCTCGACCAGCTCAAGGTCATGTCGGCGATAGAAACCTGCCGTACCGCCGTCATGGGCGGTCACGTCGAGGCCTGCAATGACTGCGGGCACTGGCGGGTTGCCTATAACAGTTGCCGGAACCGGCACTGCCCGCGGTGCCAGGGCGCGGCCGCGCGTACATGGCTTGCCGAGCGTGAGGCTGATCTGTTGCCGGTCGGGTACTTCCATGTTGTCTTCACGTTGCCCGCCGAGGTCGCCGACATAGCGTGGCAGAACAAGGCAGCGGTCTACGGGCTGCTGTTCCAGGCAGCGTCCGAGACGATGACAACCATCGCCGCCGACCCGAAGCACCTCGGCGCCCGCATCGGCATCACGGCCGTGCTTCACACATGGGGTTCGGCGATGACCCATCACCCGCACATTCACATGATCGTGCCGGGCGGTGGGTTGTCAACGGACGGCAACCGCTGGATCTCGTCACGGCCGGCGTTCCTGCTACCCGTCCGCGTTCTCGGCAAGCTGTTCCGCCGCCTGTTCCTGACCCGGTTGATGGTACTCCACGAGACCGGGCGGCTCGCCTTCTATGGCAACCTCGGCCATCTCACCGACAGGCGCGCATTCCTGCGGCATCTGTCCCCGGTCCGGAAGAAGCGCTGGGTGGTCTATGCCAAACCACCGTTTGCCGGACCGGAGACGGTGCTCGCCTATCTGTCACGCTACACCCACCGTGTGGCGATCTCGAACAGCCGGCTCCTTCGCTTCGACCAGACCGGCGTCACCTTCCGTTATAAGGATTACCGCCGGGGTGGCGCTGACCGCCAGCAGGTCATGACGCTGGCCGCCGACGAGTTCATCCGCCGCTTCCTGCTCCACGTTCTGCCAAAGGGCTTCCACCGCATCCGTCACTACGGCCTGCTCGCCGGCGCCACCCGCAAGGCGCATCTCGAACGAGTACGCCAACTGCTCGGTGTTGCAGCGCCCGCGGCGCCCGACGCGCGGGCCGAGCCGGACGACATACGGCCGCCATGCCCCTGCTGCGGCGGGCGCATGGTCATCGTAGAAACCTTCGAGCGCCAGTGTCAGCCCCGCGCACCGCCGGACCATGATCTTCTATCCGGGATGCAGGCGTCGTGA
- a CDS encoding tyrosine-type recombinase/integrase translates to MTILIPVVAVSPLRQRLIDEMDIRRFGHETQRNYIRDVGRFATFLGRSPDTATEEEVRRFQIEQCDLGVPAPTMNAIVSALRFFFTQTLDRPDLARKLVRMRHVRKLPVVLSQDEVARLLAATTCLKHQAALSVAYGAGLRASEIAALKVRDIDSERMLLRVERGKGGRYRNAMLPAGLLALLREWWRVGRREGVLHVDGWLFPGQHYLKPISTRQLHRIVVEASVAAGIGKRVGPHTLRHCFATHLLEDGIDVRIIQTLLGHAKLETTAYYTQVATRVLRNVTSPFDRLATAAREARTPSG, encoded by the coding sequence ATGACCATCCTCATACCCGTTGTTGCCGTCAGCCCGCTACGCCAGCGTCTCATTGACGAGATGGACATACGCCGGTTCGGCCACGAGACGCAGCGCAATTATATCCGCGACGTCGGGCGGTTCGCGACGTTCTTGGGGCGGTCGCCCGATACCGCAACGGAAGAGGAGGTGCGGCGCTTCCAGATCGAGCAATGTGACCTGGGCGTGCCGGCGCCGACCATGAACGCCATCGTGTCGGCGTTGCGCTTCTTCTTCACGCAGACGCTCGACCGCCCGGACCTGGCGCGCAAGCTGGTCCGCATGCGGCACGTGCGCAAACTGCCGGTGGTGCTGAGCCAGGACGAGGTGGCGCGGCTGCTGGCGGCGACTACGTGCCTGAAGCATCAGGCAGCGCTGTCCGTCGCCTATGGCGCGGGGTTGCGCGCGTCCGAGATCGCCGCGCTCAAGGTCCGCGACATCGACAGCGAGCGAATGCTGCTCCGGGTCGAGCGCGGCAAGGGCGGACGGTATCGCAACGCGATGCTGCCGGCCGGGCTGCTGGCGCTGTTGCGGGAATGGTGGCGGGTCGGTCGGCGGGAGGGCGTGTTGCACGTCGATGGCTGGCTGTTCCCCGGCCAGCACTATCTCAAGCCGATCAGCACGCGGCAGTTGCACCGTATCGTCGTAGAGGCGAGCGTGGCGGCGGGCATCGGCAAGCGGGTTGGACCGCACACGCTGCGGCACTGCTTCGCCACGCATCTGCTCGAGGACGGTATCGACGTCCGCATCATCCAGACGCTGCTGGGGCACGCGAAGCTGGAAACCACCGCCTATTATACGCAGGTCGCCACCCGGGTGCTGCGCAACGTCACCAGCCCGTTCGACCGGCTCGCCACGGCCGCCAGAGAAGCGAGAACGCCGAGCGGCTGA
- a CDS encoding M23 family metallopeptidase — protein MNSFIRIAASSGTRLAALSITAALVAGLPAIADAATTTGAAATTATAGATAAAADTAEAQADLKADAQFRTLFQSWKKLDTAPQGGIAIPSVQPVQHLQFTSNFGIRSDPFQGTARMHAGVDIPGPIGTPIYATADGIVDHAGRQGGYGNLVEINHGKGIATRYGHLSKILVADGTHVTRGQLIALMGSTGRSTGSHLHYEVRIDGHAVNPAPFLTTADYLLAAQDRAVHVIPVSTDGPAAQD, from the coding sequence ATGAACAGCTTTATCCGTATTGCCGCATCGTCCGGTACGCGTCTTGCCGCCCTCTCCATCACCGCCGCGCTGGTCGCCGGCCTTCCCGCCATCGCCGATGCGGCGACCACGACCGGGGCCGCCGCGACGACCGCCACCGCCGGCGCGACCGCGGCCGCGGCGGACACCGCGGAGGCGCAGGCCGACCTGAAGGCGGACGCGCAGTTCCGCACGCTGTTCCAGAGCTGGAAGAAGCTCGACACCGCGCCGCAGGGCGGCATCGCCATCCCCTCCGTCCAGCCCGTCCAGCACCTGCAGTTCACCAGCAATTTCGGCATCCGCTCCGACCCGTTCCAGGGCACCGCGCGCATGCATGCCGGCGTCGACATCCCCGGCCCGATCGGGACGCCGATCTACGCGACCGCCGACGGCATCGTCGATCACGCCGGTCGCCAGGGCGGCTACGGCAATCTGGTCGAGATCAACCATGGCAAGGGTATCGCCACGCGTTACGGCCATCTGTCGAAGATCCTTGTCGCCGACGGCACCCATGTCACGCGCGGCCAGCTGATCGCGCTGATGGGCTCGACGGGCCGCTCGACCGGCTCGCACCTGCATTATGAGGTCCGCATCGACGGCCACGCCGTCAACCCGGCGCCCTTCCTCACCACCGCCGACTATCTGCTCGCCGCGCAGGATCGGGCGGTTCACGTCATCCCCGTCTCGACCGACGGCCCGGCCGCACAGGACTGA
- a CDS encoding amino acid permease — MSGGGLFRRKTIQPTPPGEQLARTLGWPHLVALGVGAIVGTGILTLIGVGADRAGPAVILSFVVAGAICACAALCYAEMATMIPASGSAYTYSYAVLGEVIAWVVGWSLILEYSLVVSTVAVGWSGYAVGFLKGLGIVVPAALANGPGLGGIVNLPAVAIIAVVAGLLMLGTRESARVNTALVLVKIVTLALFVGVALPHFDVANLHPFAPYGYGAPAGEGGVKYGVMGAAAIIFFAFYGFDAISTAAEEAKKPERDLAIGIVGSMLACTAIYMIVAATAVGALSFTRFSDSPEPLALILREIGQGRIATIVAAAAAIALPTVLLAFLYGQSRIFLVMARDGFLPAALAKVSRRGTPARITAMTAVFVAIIAGLAPLDVIASLANAGTLCAFVAVAACVLVLRRREPDARRPFRTPLAWVVAPVAILGCCYLFTSLQAVTQVAFLGWNAAGLLVYLLYARGRARIA; from the coding sequence GTGAGCGGCGGCGGTCTCTTCCGTCGCAAGACGATCCAGCCGACCCCGCCGGGCGAGCAGCTGGCGCGCACGCTCGGCTGGCCGCACCTCGTCGCGCTCGGCGTCGGCGCGATCGTCGGCACCGGCATCCTGACGCTGATCGGCGTCGGCGCCGACCGCGCCGGGCCGGCGGTGATCCTGTCCTTCGTCGTTGCGGGCGCGATCTGCGCGTGCGCGGCGCTCTGCTATGCTGAGATGGCGACGATGATCCCCGCGTCGGGATCGGCCTATACCTACAGCTATGCGGTGCTGGGCGAGGTGATCGCCTGGGTCGTCGGGTGGAGCCTGATCCTCGAATATTCTTTGGTCGTCTCCACCGTCGCGGTCGGCTGGTCGGGCTATGCGGTCGGGTTCCTGAAGGGGTTGGGCATCGTCGTGCCCGCGGCGCTCGCCAACGGGCCGGGCCTGGGGGGCATCGTCAACCTGCCGGCGGTCGCGATCATCGCGGTCGTCGCCGGGCTGCTGATGCTCGGCACCCGCGAAAGCGCGCGGGTCAACACCGCCTTGGTGCTGGTCAAGATCGTGACGCTGGCGCTGTTCGTCGGCGTCGCGCTGCCGCATTTCGACGTCGCCAACCTCCACCCCTTCGCGCCTTATGGCTATGGCGCGCCGGCGGGCGAGGGTGGCGTCAAATATGGCGTGATGGGCGCCGCCGCGATCATCTTCTTCGCCTTCTACGGCTTCGACGCGATCTCGACCGCGGCGGAGGAGGCGAAGAAGCCGGAGCGCGACCTGGCGATCGGCATCGTCGGATCGATGCTGGCGTGCACCGCGATCTACATGATCGTCGCCGCGACCGCGGTCGGCGCGCTCAGCTTCACCCGGTTCAGCGACAGCCCCGAACCGCTGGCGCTGATCCTGCGCGAGATCGGGCAGGGGCGGATCGCGACGATCGTCGCCGCCGCCGCGGCCATCGCGCTGCCGACGGTGCTGCTTGCCTTCCTGTACGGGCAGAGCCGCATCTTCCTGGTCATGGCGCGCGACGGCTTCCTGCCGGCCGCGCTCGCCAAGGTGTCGCGGCGGGGTACGCCGGCGCGGATCACCGCGATGACCGCCGTCTTCGTCGCGATCATCGCCGGCCTCGCACCGCTCGACGTCATCGCCAGCCTGGCCAATGCCGGCACTTTGTGCGCCTTCGTCGCGGTGGCGGCATGCGTGCTGGTGCTGCGCCGGCGCGAGCCCGACGCGCGGCGACCGTTCCGCACGCCACTGGCGTGGGTCGTCGCGCCGGTCGCGATTCTGGGCTGTTGCTACCTGTTCACCAGCCTGCAGGCGGTGACGCAGGTCGCCTTCCTCGGCTGGAATGCGGCGGGGCTGCTCGTCTATCTGCTCTACGCGCGCGGGCGGGCGCGGATCGCGTGA
- the xth gene encoding exodeoxyribonuclease III, protein MKLVTYNVNGIKARLPRLLEYLAEQQPDVVCLQELKTTDDTFPAAEIEAAGYGAVWHGQKGFNGVAVLARGQQPVERQRGLAGEPEDEHSRYLECGVGDLVVASIYLPNGNPQPGPKFDYKLRWMDRLADRAAALLAEEVLTVLMGDYNVIPNDDDTFSVRAMADDALMQPESRQAYRRLLAQGWTDALRTRKPKGGVWTFWDYQAGAWQRDAGFRIDHLLLSPAVADRLRDAGVDKEYRGRDKASDHAPTWVTLR, encoded by the coding sequence GTGAAGCTCGTCACCTATAACGTCAACGGCATCAAGGCGCGCCTGCCGCGTCTGCTGGAATATCTCGCCGAACAGCAGCCCGATGTCGTCTGTCTTCAGGAACTGAAGACCACCGACGACACCTTTCCCGCCGCGGAGATCGAGGCGGCGGGATATGGCGCGGTGTGGCACGGGCAGAAGGGGTTCAACGGCGTCGCCGTGCTCGCGCGCGGGCAGCAGCCCGTCGAGCGGCAGCGCGGCCTTGCGGGCGAGCCGGAGGACGAGCACAGCCGTTACCTTGAATGCGGCGTCGGCGATCTTGTCGTCGCCAGCATCTATCTGCCCAACGGCAATCCTCAGCCGGGGCCGAAGTTCGACTACAAGCTGCGCTGGATGGACCGTCTCGCCGATCGCGCCGCGGCCCTGCTTGCCGAGGAAGTGCTGACGGTGCTGATGGGCGACTATAACGTCATCCCCAACGACGACGACACCTTCTCCGTCCGCGCGATGGCCGACGACGCCCTGATGCAGCCCGAAAGCCGCCAGGCGTATCGCCGGCTGCTGGCGCAGGGGTGGACCGACGCGCTGCGCACCCGCAAGCCGAAGGGCGGTGTCTGGACCTTCTGGGATTATCAGGCGGGCGCGTGGCAGCGCGATGCGGGCTTTCGCATCGATCATCTGCTGCTCAGCCCTGCGGTCGCCGACCGGCTGCGCGATGCGGGCGTCGACAAGGAGTATCGCGGCCGCGACAAGGCGAGCGACCACGCCCCGACCTGGGTCACGCTTCGCTAG
- a CDS encoding isopenicillin N synthase family dioxygenase: MLDTPTHEAAAASAQVPVLSLADQARDPAAFAAAFGGSFERFGFAIVADHGIPQDLIDRAWSETEALFALPEDEKRGYFVEGGGGARGYTPFKTEIAKDARHVDLKEFWHVGRELPEGHRFADQMAPNVWPTRPEGFKDTFVELFSAFDRAGDKLLSAIALHLGLDAHWFDPAVKDGNSVLRLLHYPPIPVDAEGVRAGAHEDINLITLLLGAEEAGLELLDKASGAWLAIKPPEGAMVVNVGDMLQRLTNHVLPSTTHRVVNPAPERRGHSRYSMPFFLHPAPDFLIETLPQTVSAENPNRYPTPITAHDYLHERLVEIGLIKPQPGQA; the protein is encoded by the coding sequence ATGCTCGACACCCCCACGCATGAAGCCGCCGCCGCGAGCGCGCAGGTTCCCGTCCTTAGCCTGGCCGACCAGGCGCGCGATCCGGCCGCCTTTGCCGCCGCGTTCGGCGGATCGTTCGAACGCTTCGGCTTCGCGATCGTCGCGGACCACGGCATTCCGCAGGACCTGATCGACCGCGCCTGGTCGGAAACCGAGGCGCTGTTCGCGCTGCCCGAAGACGAGAAGCGCGGCTATTTCGTCGAGGGCGGTGGCGGCGCACGCGGCTACACGCCGTTCAAGACAGAGATCGCCAAGGACGCGCGTCACGTCGATCTCAAGGAATTCTGGCACGTCGGCCGCGAGCTGCCCGAAGGGCATCGCTTCGCCGACCAGATGGCGCCGAACGTCTGGCCGACCCGCCCGGAAGGGTTCAAGGACACGTTCGTCGAGCTGTTTTCCGCGTTCGATCGCGCGGGCGACAAACTGCTGTCCGCGATCGCGCTGCACCTCGGCCTCGACGCGCATTGGTTCGACCCGGCGGTGAAGGACGGCAATTCGGTGCTGCGCCTGCTCCACTATCCGCCGATCCCGGTCGATGCGGAGGGCGTACGCGCCGGCGCGCATGAGGACATCAACCTCATCACCCTGCTGCTCGGCGCGGAGGAGGCGGGCCTCGAACTGCTCGACAAGGCGAGCGGCGCATGGCTGGCGATCAAGCCGCCGGAGGGCGCGATGGTGGTCAACGTCGGCGACATGCTGCAGCGGCTGACCAACCACGTGCTGCCCTCGACCACGCACCGCGTCGTCAACCCCGCGCCCGAGCGCCGCGGCCATTCGCGCTATTCGATGCCCTTCTTCCTGCACCCCGCGCCCGATTTCCTGATCGAAACGCTGCCGCAGACGGTTAGCGCGGAAAACCCCAACCGCTACCCGACGCCGATCACCGCGCACGATTACCTGCACGAACGGCTGGTGGAGATCGGCCTGATCAAGCCGCAGCCCGGTCAGGCCTAG
- a CDS encoding cytochrome P450 — MATHATEAAAAVDPLDVSRAALYRDDCWHAPFRTLRETAPVYRCEHSDYGAYWSVSTYKPIVEVESLPDVYSSEAGGITIADMPPDQTVRLPMFIARDRPVHTGQRRTVAPAFTPSEMVRMSADIRTRTAEVLDALPWGETFDWVDRVSIELTTQMLAILFDFPWADRRKLTFWSDWAGDIELVKNEATRKERLAHMYECGAYFTELWNAKVGKPQTPDLISMMIHSDAMAHMDTHEFIGNLILLIVGGNDTTRNTMSALAYGLNLYPDARAQLEADPALIPNAVQELIRWQTPLAHMRRTATRDTELMGQRIAAGDKLILWYLSANRDESVFGPDADAIRVDRLNARRHLAFGHGIHRCVGARLAELQVGVLLEEMAKRRMRAVVDGEPDRVAACFVHGYRRMPVRLERY, encoded by the coding sequence ATGGCCACTCACGCGACGGAGGCCGCGGCCGCGGTCGACCCGCTCGACGTCAGCCGCGCCGCGCTCTACCGCGACGACTGCTGGCACGCGCCCTTCCGCACGCTGCGCGAGACCGCGCCGGTCTATCGCTGCGAACACAGCGACTACGGCGCCTATTGGTCCGTCTCGACCTACAAGCCCATCGTCGAGGTCGAATCGCTCCCCGACGTCTATTCCTCCGAAGCCGGCGGCATCACCATCGCCGACATGCCGCCCGACCAGACGGTCCGCCTGCCGATGTTCATCGCGCGCGACCGTCCCGTCCACACCGGCCAGCGCCGCACCGTCGCCCCCGCCTTCACCCCGTCGGAAATGGTGCGCATGTCCGCCGACATCCGCACGCGCACCGCAGAAGTGCTCGATGCGCTTCCCTGGGGCGAGACGTTCGACTGGGTCGACCGCGTGTCGATCGAGCTGACGACGCAGATGCTCGCCATCCTGTTCGACTTCCCCTGGGCGGACCGGCGCAAGCTCACCTTCTGGTCCGACTGGGCCGGCGATATCGAGCTCGTCAAGAACGAGGCGACACGCAAGGAACGTCTCGCCCACATGTACGAATGCGGCGCCTATTTCACCGAGTTGTGGAACGCCAAGGTCGGCAAGCCGCAGACGCCCGACCTCATCTCGATGATGATCCATTCGGACGCGATGGCGCACATGGATACGCACGAATTCATCGGCAATCTGATCCTGCTGATCGTCGGCGGCAACGACACGACGCGCAACACCATGTCCGCACTCGCCTATGGCCTGAACCTCTACCCCGACGCGCGCGCGCAGCTGGAGGCGGACCCCGCGCTCATCCCCAATGCGGTGCAGGAACTGATCCGCTGGCAGACCCCGCTCGCGCACATGCGCCGCACCGCGACGCGCGACACCGAACTGATGGGGCAGCGTATCGCGGCGGGCGACAAGCTAATCCTCTGGTACCTCTCCGCCAATCGCGACGAGAGCGTGTTCGGCCCGGACGCCGACGCGATCCGCGTCGACCGCCTCAACGCCCGCCGCCACCTCGCCTTCGGCCACGGCATCCACCGCTGCGTCGGCGCACGCCTCGCGGAACTGCAGGTGGGCGTGCTGCTCGAGGAGATGGCGAAACGCCGCATGCGCGCCGTCGTCGACGGCGAACCGGACCGCGTCGCCGCCTGCTTCGTCCACGGCTATCGCCGGATGCCGGTCCGGCTGGAGCGCTATTGA
- the erpA gene encoding iron-sulfur cluster insertion protein ErpA: MTQPDIALTPAAAARVAAIAGRQNKPAILRLSVEGGGCSGFQYKFGLADAPEADDTVATTDQVALVVDSISLDLVRGASVDYVESLGGAAFRVTNPNAASGCGCGTSFAI, encoded by the coding sequence ATGACCCAGCCCGACATCGCCCTTACCCCCGCCGCCGCCGCGCGCGTCGCGGCGATCGCCGGGCGGCAGAACAAGCCCGCCATCCTGCGCCTGTCGGTGGAGGGCGGCGGCTGCTCCGGCTTCCAGTACAAGTTCGGCCTCGCCGACGCACCCGAGGCGGACGACACCGTCGCGACCACCGACCAGGTGGCTTTGGTCGTCGACAGCATCAGCCTCGACCTCGTCCGCGGCGCGTCGGTGGATTACGTCGAGTCGCTCGGCGGCGCGGCGTTCCGCGTCACGAATCCCAACGCGGCGTCCGGCTGCGGCTGCGGCACCAGCTTCGCGATCTGA